A portion of the Rhodopseudomonas sp. BAL398 genome contains these proteins:
- a CDS encoding nucleotidyltransferase family protein, translated as MEIDDFRAAILQNPLHEALLDAIVSLGLPDAWIVAGCLTQTVWNIQTGRAPAHGINDYDVFYFDPDLSWEAEDRAIAELRRATERLGAQIELRNQARVHLWYPQKHGRPYPALRRASDGIDRFLTRCTQVGIQRTPDGDRSYAPHGLDDIAGMIVRPNPTPNFSAEAYRAKSARWAALWPELRVMPALADDLT; from the coding sequence ATGGAGATCGACGATTTCCGCGCCGCGATCCTGCAAAACCCGCTGCATGAGGCGTTGCTTGATGCGATCGTGAGCCTCGGCCTGCCGGACGCCTGGATCGTCGCCGGCTGCCTGACGCAGACGGTGTGGAATATCCAGACCGGCCGCGCGCCCGCTCATGGCATCAATGATTACGACGTGTTCTATTTCGATCCCGATCTGTCATGGGAGGCCGAGGACCGCGCTATCGCGGAGCTGCGCCGGGCGACCGAGCGGCTCGGCGCGCAGATTGAATTGCGCAATCAGGCCCGCGTGCATCTGTGGTACCCGCAAAAGCACGGCCGGCCGTACCCCGCCCTTCGACGCGCCAGCGACGGCATCGACCGCTTTCTCACCCGATGCACCCAGGTCGGCATTCAGCGCACGCCAGACGGCGACCGCTCCTATGCGCCGCACGGCCTCGACGATATCGCCGGCATGATCGTGCGGCCCAATCCGACGCCGAATTTTTCCGCCGAGGCCTATCGGGCCAAATCCGCGCGCTGGGCAGCGCTGTGGCCCGAATTGCGGGTGATGCCGGCGCTTGCTGATGACCTGACCTGA
- the lepB gene encoding signal peptidase I gives MSVETESGSFKATARRWSSQLGQLLAVVAIVLVAKGALAEPFYVPSGSMEPTLLIGDALLASKYPYGYSTASLPIHVAFPETGRVFGETPKRGDVVVFRWPGDRSQVWVKRVIGLPGDRIQLRQGQVYIDGVAAKVRPDGQGQSEDEEGGNETAQRYIETLPGGVSHPIFKLYDHGRLDNTPEVTVPPGDLFVMGDNRDNSADSRVPVRDGGVGLLPMDNLVGRVDAIVGSWDPAVRNGPIASWLSGFRIARFFTAVH, from the coding sequence ATGAGCGTCGAAACGGAATCCGGATCATTCAAGGCGACGGCGCGGCGCTGGTCGTCGCAGCTCGGCCAATTGCTCGCGGTGGTGGCGATCGTGCTGGTCGCCAAGGGCGCGCTGGCCGAACCCTTCTACGTGCCGTCCGGCTCGATGGAGCCGACGCTGCTGATCGGCGACGCGCTGCTGGCGTCGAAATATCCCTATGGCTATTCGACCGCCTCGCTGCCGATCCATGTCGCCTTTCCGGAAACCGGCCGGGTATTCGGCGAAACGCCCAAGCGCGGCGACGTCGTGGTGTTTCGCTGGCCCGGTGACCGCTCGCAGGTCTGGGTCAAGCGGGTGATCGGCCTGCCCGGCGACCGCATCCAGCTGCGCCAGGGCCAGGTCTATATCGACGGCGTCGCCGCAAAGGTGCGGCCGGACGGGCAAGGCCAATCCGAGGACGAGGAAGGCGGCAACGAAACCGCGCAGCGCTATATCGAGACCCTGCCCGGCGGCGTCTCGCACCCGATCTTCAAGCTCTATGATCACGGCCGGCTCGACAACACCCCGGAAGTCACCGTACCGCCGGGCGATCTGTTCGTGATGGGCGACAATCGCGACAATTCCGCCGACAGCCGCGTGCCGGTGCGCGACGGCGGCGTCGGCCTGCTGCCGATGGACAATCTGGTCGGCCGCGTCGACGCCATTGTCGGCTCCTGGGACCCGGCGGTGCGCAACGGGCCGATCGCATCCTGGCTATCGGGCTTCCGCATCGCGCGGTTCTTCACCGCGGTGCATTGA
- the tldD gene encoding metalloprotease TldD, whose translation MTQPATTSLLDRANLDRDQVRREISRGLQGADDGELFLEYSQTEALAFDNGRLKQATYDTAQGFGLRAVKDDAVGYAHSSDVSLPALIRAADAVSAVRGDYSGSFAAAPAHTNVRLYGDDNPLEGEAFESKVKLLAEIDAYVRDKDPRVRQVSVSIGATWQVVEILRPDGESYRDVRPLVRVNVSVVAGQGDRQESGNKGYGGREGYARFIETKAWREAADGAIREAMVNLESIPAPAGEMDVVLGPGWPGVMLHEAVGHGLEGDFNRKQTSAFAGLMGQQVAAKGVTVVDDGTISARRGSLSIDDEGTPTSRTVLIEDGILVGYMQDRQNARLMNMKPTGNGRRQSYAHVPMPRMTNTYMLAGGHDPAEILASVKNGIFAANFGGGQVDITSGKYVFQCTEAYRIENGKLGAPLKGAMLIGNGPTDLHRISMIGNDVQLDSGIGTCGKNGQGVPVGVGQPTLRMERITVGGTG comes from the coding sequence ATGACCCAACCCGCCACCACCTCCCTGCTCGACCGCGCCAATCTCGACCGCGACCAGGTCCGGCGCGAAATCTCGCGCGGCCTGCAGGGCGCCGATGACGGCGAATTGTTCCTGGAATACAGCCAGACCGAGGCGTTGGCGTTCGACAATGGCCGGCTCAAGCAGGCGACCTACGACACCGCGCAGGGTTTTGGCTTACGCGCGGTGAAAGACGATGCCGTGGGCTACGCCCATTCGTCCGACGTGTCGCTGCCGGCGCTGATTCGCGCCGCCGACGCGGTCTCGGCGGTGCGCGGCGATTACAGCGGCAGCTTCGCCGCGGCGCCGGCGCACACCAATGTCCGACTCTATGGCGACGACAATCCGCTGGAGGGCGAGGCCTTCGAGAGCAAGGTCAAGCTGCTGGCCGAGATCGACGCCTATGTGCGCGACAAGGATCCCAGGGTGCGGCAGGTCTCGGTCTCGATCGGCGCCACCTGGCAGGTGGTGGAGATCCTGCGCCCCGACGGCGAGAGCTATCGCGACGTCCGCCCGCTGGTGCGGGTCAATGTGTCGGTGGTGGCCGGCCAGGGCGACCGCCAGGAAAGCGGCAACAAGGGCTATGGCGGCCGCGAAGGCTATGCCCGCTTCATCGAGACCAAGGCCTGGCGCGAGGCCGCCGACGGCGCGATCCGCGAGGCCATGGTCAATCTCGAATCGATCCCCGCCCCGGCCGGCGAGATGGATGTCGTGCTTGGCCCAGGCTGGCCCGGCGTGATGCTGCATGAAGCGGTCGGCCACGGCCTCGAGGGCGATTTCAACCGCAAGCAGACATCTGCTTTCGCTGGTCTGATGGGCCAGCAGGTCGCCGCCAAGGGCGTCACCGTGGTCGACGACGGCACCATTTCGGCGCGGCGCGGCTCGCTGTCGATCGACGACGAGGGCACCCCGACCAGCCGCACCGTGCTGATCGAGGACGGCATTCTGGTCGGCTATATGCAGGATCGCCAGAACGCCCGGCTGATGAACATGAAGCCGACCGGCAACGGTCGGCGCCAGTCCTACGCCCATGTGCCGATGCCGCGGATGACCAACACCTATATGCTGGCCGGCGGCCACGACCCGGCAGAGATTCTCGCCTCGGTGAAGAACGGCATCTTCGCGGCCAATTTCGGCGGCGGCCAGGTCGATATCACCTCGGGCAAATATGTGTTCCAGTGCACCGAGGCCTACAGAATCGAAAACGGCAAGCTCGGCGCGCCGCTGAAGGGCGCGATGCTGATCGGCAACGGTCCGACCGATTTGCACCGCATTTCCATGATTGGCAACGACGTGCAGCTGGATTCCGGGATCGGCACCTGCGGCAAGAACGGCCAGGGCGTCCCGGTCGGCGTCGGCCAGCCGACGCTGCGGATGGAACGGATTACGGTTGGAGGAACCGGCTGA